The Aricia agestis chromosome 3, ilAriAges1.1, whole genome shotgun sequence genome includes the window TGTTTTATTAATTGTTCACAATTACCCACAATATTACAAGTACCCACATTATACATAACAcatttatattacttttataaccaaattttaacaaaaagatTGAAGTATGAAGAACTCACTTTAAGTAGAGTATTCTTTTATTATAGGAAAGTTCAAAAACAGCAGCAATTTTGGGTGTGATGGCAAACATGGTGGATCAAGCATTCTTGCCAGTGGAGAAAGCTTGCTGGCTGTATGATGTTGGCATACTGAAGTTGTCACCAAACACAGCAGACAAATTAGAAATATTTAGCACAGCATTGTGGGCAGCCAGCTTGTACATATCACTTCTACAGTAAGTGTTTTTgggatatgaaaaataaaacttgaaaaaatattaaagttttcagataattatttcacaaaatatttgatctattaaatgtttttttaggaCATTCCGGTCACTTCGGCATCTTTGGTGGAGTAGAGATTGTCTCAGCCCCGAAATTGCAGTAGAAGTCAGAAAAAAACTGAACATAAACCTAGTTCTTCAAGCTGTTACTGCAGGAAAGTTATGCTTGGATATAACCCATGCAGTGAGCTGTTTGCCATCTGGCTGGTTGTGGGGTGAAAAAATTGGAGGAACAAAAGTTTCGGCTATTGCTACCACCTCCTCAGTTATTGGTATAGCAATGTATTTTGCCAAAAAAAGGCTACAAAAATGATTATTGTACAACATAGGATTTtctattacataattttattcctAAATTATGTTTTGAGGTACTAGGTAGGTACcctatatattattttcctctatgagGTAGGTACTATTTTGCTCTTTGTCTATGATAATGtcataaagagttttttttttaaatatgaatgTAGATATAAAACCGCATAGAGTAGCCGCTTTTGCGGTAAAGTGAATGGTTCAGGTGGATTTTATTTTGTCCATACAAAGTCGTgggaaacatattatattataaattgttacgtgctagggttcgcaggatttggagagaaataCCTGCTGACTCTTTGAAGACTTTTATCactagcactaggtccaaaatactatactgtactcgacGAAACAttgcggtagcggtcattgactccctgtcaaaaacttgtcattttctatataaaccgcgattgacaatgaagtgtcagatgttgtcaatcgtggctttgtatagaaaatgacaagtttttgacagggagttaatgactgctaccgccatgtttcgccgagtacagtttaagcactatcactgtcctaaaTAGTAGCCAAGTCGTAAGTGTCACTCTTAATAACTTGTTTTCACACCGAAGTCGCCTGGAAGATCGCTCGAACTGAACTGATTCATTGGCCCGCCTGACTGCGGCTATGCGGATATGGGCCGAGGTGAGTGCCAGAATATTCCAGAGAATTCGTTTGTAGAACGTATCTGACTGATCTGACTCGCGTAAACATGGGTTGAATGTTTCTAGAGAATACGCGCATGTAATCTTACACTTAACGCCATCTagggatttatgttgtctgtgttcCCCCGATAAGTTCCGCTGGTTTGAAGCTAGATGAAGCTATGTGTCGTTAGTtcgtaacaatataattatatttaattgtggttaaaattttaccttttattttattattaagtatttcaaATAACTGAGAAATTCTGTACAACATAGGTGTACAAAATAACTGAGAAATAAGAGTGCAGAAGAAAGttattgtataaattatattttaacgagtttacaaaaatatgtgtaaatacataggtattaggtactatttaaatattgttaagtatattatgtatattttttatgagtttgGAGTAAATGCAGTGCAGAAGACATGTTCATACTTGGTTCATACTTCGTTCAGTTAAAGTATACTGGTCGGTTCAGTTTtttgtaatacaataataaactaCCACACATCACACTCACAGCTTACttgtatttatataaatgtacGTTTCATTGGAATAATTTTCGAAGACgacgattattattttaaataaacaataacttgcacaagtgttttttttaaatataatagacttaatttattttctctctctctctttcgtttaacaaaatattaagtatacttatGTATGCTAATTGCTAAGAAATCGCCTCCAAAACTTGCTagctaaaaaattaaactaatgtGAGGGAATAgatgcatttaatttaaaattcatccAAATGAACTGAAATTATAAATtctccaagcctctacacaatgtAGCCCTTTAGGcattcagcgcccacaaggaggCGTTGTCGCCCACTTTGgctttaaaaaaatttagttcCTTGTACCTACTGGGGACTACTAGAGATAGCcgtataaaatcaatattttatactccatttaataatactccccacaccgatttcggtgacggtggccagcttcattgaaaccaggccaggtacgcaagagtaattttatagtgctcgagtgtgtgcgcagtacacaagagcactctctattccttcactctcatttACCTACATAGATAATCATAGGTACCCCTACAATGTAGACCTATGATAGATCTACATTGTAGGGGTTACTACTATCGACAGAGACGGCGTAAGCTGTAGACGGCATAGCAAAATAGACGGTGTGGGCGACCGCCCCTTGGACCACGAGGGTTTTTTAAGGATTTAACAGTTGTTGatactgaaatattaaaaaaatatatatttataaataaaagttttgagTATCAATAAACTCTTTCTTtaattattctttttaacaaaaaattaaatccgacttccaaaataaaaacaaaaataacatttttatgaaataagggggcaaacgagcaaacgggtcacttgatggaaagcaacttccgtcgcccatggacacacgcatgacgcaacatcagaagagctgcaggtgcgttgccggccttttaagagggaataagatTACAGGGTGAGGAGGtaaggaagggtagggaaggcaagggtagggaattgggcctccaataaactcactcactcggcgaaacacagtccaagcgctgtttcacgccggttttctgtgagcccgtggtatttctccggtcgagcaggcccattcgtgccgaagcatggctctaccacatccttataatatgaactaaaaagtattaaataattttttctatctaatagtgccttttttcgAATTAGTCTAAATTTCTTAGCTGAATtttcagttctctgacagaatatttgaaacttttggaacaggcattgttttatgtaagtattttcatacttacataagaaaacaaaacgtataaaaaaaaattatacgtgggagagccatgcttcggcacgaatgggccggctcgaccggagaaataccacgttctcacagaaaaccggcgtgaaacagcgcttgcgctgtgtttcgccgagtgagtgagtttaccggaggcccaatcccctaccctattcccttccctacccttctcatccctaccctcgcctattaccctattccctcttaaaaggacggcaacgcacctgcagctcttctgatgctgcgagtgtccatgggcgacggaagttgctttccatcaggtgacccgtttgctcgtttgcccccttgtttcataaaaaaaaaaatactaagggTTCAATTCATACTAGTGTAGTATCGAATCAATttacttttcttttttctttcgaATCTCAGAAGACGTAATGTTAaaattaaggttgaatttgtgatgttcaattttgtggtaagtACATAAGTCGATTAGAacttgaataatttattttgaaacaacattatatttttattaaaatcgctatgaaaagtaccaataataataagcaCATAACTTGATgatataattattgtgtttatgATATAGTGTTGGGGCATaatgtatccatatacaaccatttatccatatacaaccatgtgacaTTGATGACCCTGAAGTGGtaatgacgatgatgatgaatgtaatttgcatagtagcatatgctttcagttcttaaaatagCGACtgaacccccaaacttgtatctattaggaatccggagttctgttCGGATCTATCTATATACaatcttatacagggtgtaacaaaaataagtgataatactttagggtgtgtacgtgttccttgtacagagttcactgtgaaagtggcagcgctgaaagaccaaaaaattatttcacttttgtatggggaaactcgtggcgctcgggcccttgcccatacaaaagtgaaaattttttttcgtctttcagagctgctactttcacagttaactctctacaatgaacacgtacacaccctaaagtattatcacttatttttgttacaccctgtatagatagaTCCGAATATATCTTAGGAatcatagtataccttggtgtaAAATCTTGCATTTTggtaaaaccaaaatcactatacctatatgtttccatataagttttgaggagttcccatccctcgattactcatacATCCCATCAtgagatcaccacttttgtgaaaacgggaccaaattggagtgaaagtgaaaaaatcggttcacaaacggcggagtaatcgttgaacatacaaaaataaaaaataaaaatatacacagCCGAACATGTAACctgctcctttttggaagtcggttaaataaaaaaaaactgtcctCGTGCGTCATCCATCAGAGGGCCTcgcaatatacagggtgtaacaaaaataagtaataatactttagggtgtgtacgtgttccttgtagagagttcactgtgaaagtagcagcgctgaaagaccaaaattttttttacttttgtatggggaaactcgtgacgcttgggcccttgcccatacaaaagtgaaaaaaaaatttcgtctttcagcgctgctactttcacagtgaactgatTTATACATATGACTTTGTTTACCAATGTCGTAGTATTCCATAATACTTATCTATGCAAATGAACTGGATACACAAGTTTTTGAAATTCTACGAAAGAGCAGCCTTTTAAGAATCTGCATCAAAAATCCCCAAAAACGTTTACAAAAACGCAAGCGTTTTATGGATCACAAACACTTCGATTCGAAACAAGGAGCAGGACGTCGCTTGTTATTTACAACCGATTAATTGTATCTCTATTTCGGTGACATGGATGGCCAGACTAAAATGTGAGAAAATAATAACTGCTTAAAGCAAAGTTAACTGTGGAATTAAACTAGTGATAATTATCATAATAGTGAAATGATCTTGCGGTTCGTGTAGAAAATACCTACAGCTGTGAAAGTGATTGTTTCCGAATTCCGAAAATATGAATATTTCACTACCCAAGGTAAAGGAACAAAACCCGGTAAGAGATATATGATTTACAGTTTATACTATCTAAGTGATATATGGCGATATGCAGCTTCCAAATTTGCTAATCTACATAATTAATGTAATATGAGCTAGTAGTTAGTGtatgattttttaaaagattttccCTTACTCATTTATCAGCCATTCATGTAATATTGGCTCAACCCTATTCAGAGTCCCTTGCAATTTCGAAGCTCTTATTCTTTACAACCTCTgtccgccgtactcagagacatttaattatgattaacgtttaatttaatgatgagtttgacagattatatatggggcttatgtcaaaattttgaattaattacatttaagtgaTTAATGTTCCACTTAGTGTAAAACTATCACTAACTAGCTGACCCGTAATTAGGTATAAGCACCGATTTTTAAAGGTCATATAATTGGGATgctgttttaattaatatagtCTTAAGTGGTGTCAAAGTTGATAtcgaactaataataataattaaatactatcTTAAGACGCTGACAGAGCATCAGCCAAGATTATTATTGAGTAGGAGATTGAGAGCGATTTATACATACGGGCCTACCGCCTACGCCTATTTTATCGGTTTATCCGATTCATCATTTAAAGACTTTTTCTACAGGTATAATGTGTTATCCGTTTCCTACGAGCACTAACAATATCTAATCTACATACccaaattgataaaaaaaatcatttgtttTGTGATCATTTTATGTAATATCAGTTGCTCCTTACTGAAAACTGAATGTGTGATAGGTGTGAATGGTGATAGAAAATAATGACTGTTGTTAATGAGATCTGTGAGTTGTTGCAGGTGCATGCTAATCGCGATAAGGTCAGTTTGTAGACACATTTAGGGAAAACGACCACATCGTTGGCAGGCATCCCATTATTGGCACCTTAGATTTTTGTTTCGAAttattaggatttaggaatGACAAAAATAGGAATTGCCAATAATTGggcaataataaataaatttgttttgtgcatattgttattaattaataattattataatttattagcaGTAGACGAATCATCAATGTCAACATGAGATAGGTCATTGGCCCAATGCAAAATATGATCTATCTCGTGTTCATGAATTCACCGTAAACTTCGCGACATGATagacttaataaataattgaagacatgagtggacgaagtgggtaactaacattttacaacattattCAATTACTTAAATTTTCCCTTAGGTataattagaatttagaagAAACCAAGGTATAACTTACCTAATTTACCCAAAATTTACTATCTAGgtaatatatctagctatacatatAGAATCAACATTTTCttttattctaattattttttaagttccgtacccaaaggataaaaatgagaccctattattgagacttcgatgtctctccgtctgtctgtctgtctccaggctttaactcgataaccgctatagctagacttctgaaattttcacagattgtgtatttctgttgccgctacaacaacaaatactaaaaacaaaataaaattaatatttgagcgGGGCTCcattacaaaaaacattattttttttggccttttttgctcattatcattatcaataatggcaacagctaggaacataaaattttcataaatgcCTTAGTTATAACGtctactttaaaaattaataagtaataatattcaaataatataaaaatttaagcggggctcccatacaaaaacacaatttttggcctatttttcgtctataatggtacggaacccttagtgcgcgagtccgacttgcacttggccgattattctagCCCTAAAACCTCCggttacttattaaaaaaaagacagttttcaaattgttactgtAATACTAATAGTAACTTAATATGTAACTCTACTTGTAAACTAAgagttatgatttatgaataagGGCTAATCCAGCTGGTTATTCTCATACATATAATAAACTACCGTAAacttagtaaaaataatattatgagtgtgTGGAAAATATTGTTTACCGCGTTGGGTTGTCCAACGATTCCACGAACATTTCCGAAATGCGTCATTCCAGATGCTGCTTTACAGCTACGTGATACGTCAATGGGTCCTCACAAACGTAATATCCTCAGACTTTTACAAATCTTCCTTTAAGTTTGCAGTGATTCATGACTACAAATGTGGCCGTTGGTTTTGAACACGGCATGAATCATTGTTTAACTTTGACATTTGCTCTATATTACTTAGCTCACTTCAAAGCTAATGCCTAGGAGGTCTAGGTAACCATCAAAGATAAAACCATAATTTAAGTATTTCGCAAATAAAGTATTACCAATTTTATAATCCCTTAGGTAGTTTCGCTTACATGCTACGCTCTAAAGCTATGCGGTTCGTCCGGGAATCGGCCAAGTCTGATGAAAGCCAGCGCTGGGCTGGCCAGTACACGAGCTACCCTTCGTCTGTATGACGATGCGGCAGTGCTGAAGGCAGTTTATAGTTACGGACTGGGAAAGCAGGTATGTGTCTATATTTAAACGTGCTTTGCCCAAAATACGTGTAAACGTGTGTCGCGAGTCGCACTCGCGACCTTGTTTACCTAAGTGTTACGTTATACATATCTGgttcagttttatttttattttactgtagGTACCGGTTATCGCAGCTTTTCCCAAAGGGGGCGATATAGTCTAAGCAtggtctaagcgataagtttgagaatggcgaaatatagagataagggtcctaaaaatacgtgcgatagctcattagattcgataagacgtctagaaaaatgtatccgaagcgtgtattagcacacaaaaaaatagtcgtaataccttttttttgcaaTCTAATTTACTTATTACTTTTGCAATTtcttgtgtgctaatacacgcttccgaaaCATTTTTCTAGaagtcttcccgaatctaatgagctatcgcacgtatttttaagtCCCTTGTATCTAaatatatttcgccattctcatcTTATCGTTCAGACTAATAACGCGGCGCTCCCTAAAGGAGgacggtgtgggacccagaaaaaaaatgggggcgttgtgtagataggggggggggggggggtgatttgtaatttgATTTCATCTAGATGCATTTAAATTGAACGTTCAAATCGGGAGCGCCTAAACATAATTTGCTTTCAAAGTGGGCATTTTgtctaaaaaaaaaagtttgggaacccctgggttATCGAagttataatgattattatcatCACTGTCAACTGTTTATTATTTCGCCGGTTGACTAACCACCACACACCGCCGTACTTAatggaatattaattacttacttactgaaatataattacttaactcaaaattttgacagataagccccatacattatctgtcaaactcttcattaaattaaaggttacgcataattaaatgtctctcagtacggcgcgcggcggccacagatattaaattatgattaactttcaatttaatgaagaggaCAATGTATggggtttatgtcaaaatctccatttaagtaattaatgttcctcTCAGTACGGCGCGGGCGGGGAGTGCGGCAGTGAGTCTCAAGCGATTAAGCTTTTTATTGAAGTACGTGTCGCGGATTAATTAATATTGAGTATCTTTAACCTACAAATAGCTAGATTTTTTTAACGACCCGGTTCAATTACCGTCTGgagaaatacattttaaatactaGCTATCTCCTATAGTTTCGGATTCCGCttttaaaaatgcctttttaaaaattcactctttgaaagtagcagcgctgaaagaataacttttttattattgtatgggCAACTTCATGACGTTCGGGATAacaattaagaggatacaacaggggctagagaaatgaaaaaaagtacgtgtaatatctatagctgtctcccttacctcaagcctataggtaccgcagaacgcgatagagacaactgcagaaaatccagaaaatcaacgattcgttgtcccctgattccttctccaaaacttaaccgatttaagtacttttttcattaaagattaaaaaaaggcttgagctctgatcctatgttttgctttttttgtataatctagccaaatctgttttctggacgtttgaacacagtggaaaatctggccattttttgggtttttgaacgttcatatcttatttaataattaaattatgaaaaaaaagaaaacatagggacattgtattagtggccgtagatattcaggaaaaaaaattataactctactagcattatccagggaggaaacaggggacaacgtttgtatggaaaaaagggcggtgtggaatcctcttaacataGAAAAATAGAAGTCAAATGTAACTCTTTCAGGATGGCCCATTCTGGGGCACGCTGGGAGTGTCAAACGGCCTATTCACTCTGGCGTACCTGCAAGCCGAGAAGTTAATGTGGCTCGCCGATACCGGCTGTCTTTCCCTCGACGAAAAAACCGTCTACAGGGTGAAGGTCGCGCACAAACTGTTCTGGTCGCTGTACACATTTGTGGGACTCATAAGGTTCGTTCCAGCAAATGAAGTAGATATAGAGCCCTTAAATCTATCTACTTAAGATCGGCTGCGATGGAACTTTTGGTGATGGGGTATGTAATTTTGAAAAGGGGGACCGGAAATAATAGATAAGCAcaattagattatcatatatattggatccgagatcattgagtcaatgatattggataacgtaatatagacatatgattcatttcttcctttatcatagatttttgacatttgctgagagattggatccaatacggtcatagaaataggtgttgccagttatttaatataaaaaagagtttttaatttcttgttcgttaatatgtttcaaataatgtaatgtaattatttttctaattatatacttcgataatcttgctgaaataacaaaaaacaagccatattaaaaagaCAAtctcttttgacaaatcgaattctctgagatctagtaaccctgacgtcaatacctgtcagcgttagcgtcctccattggctattgaaaccacatatgacgtaaaataggatcaatgatatatgataatgtaatatgcagatatgatcaaatgatcatatatattggatcctatatatgatcacagaaatgatccaatataaatgataatgtaataccccccttaaaCAAAATGACCTTCTATAAATAATGTTAGTATAATCAAGCGTTAGGTAATTATCCCGTCGAGCGAGACAAAATCGTATCTTCTACTAATTATAATTGTTTAGATAAATTACAGTTTCTCAAACAATATAGGTAttgtaatatataaaactcaaaggtgactaactgactgattgacatagtgatctattaacgcacagcccaaaccactggacggatcgggctgaaatttggcatgcaggtagatgttatgacgtaggcatccgctaagaaaggatttcaaataggggatgaaagtttgtatataataatactttataacgcgagcgaagccgcgggcaaaagctcgtattgtaATATAATCATTTTCAGGTTTTGTCTAGTGTGGTttgtctacaatctacatggtAGAAAACTGTAAAACCATGTGTTCACTTCTATAATTTCTTGTGTCTAAGattccatttttacccttttagGTCTTTACGAGCTCTCCACATCGCAGCTCAGAATTTAAACCAAGCTAAGCGTACGAAATGCGCGCCGCGGCGGTTCCAGTACGCCACGTTAACTACTACCAAGCTGCTGCTGGATTTTATCCACGCGGTCACGTGGTTACCACGAGGGTGGTTATGGGGCGGGGCCGTGCGGACGTCGCACGCCGCGGCGCTCGCCACTGCGGCCGCCGCGCTCGGGATAGTGCTACACTTTGAGGGGAAGAAGCTTCAACAGCGATAAACTTGTGCTGAAGAATAATTACTCTTGTACGTGTGATATTAGTACTGTAGAACCAATTTTCAAATGGACATTACGTTATATTATTGACAGCTATGGTTGCTCTCTGTGGATCAACAAGCGGAACTCCAATAACAATAAGTTTTATTGAATTGCattttacgaataataaaaactaaggaaaagtaactccgtcaaaaaacatgttccacaatacttgtcaaaaaagtgtaccttatgCCGGCACTCAACATtgtgtgtagaacgggcgttcgcgcgttggccgtaggtatttagacgttgccCGACGAGTCTGCgagcatctgcgagcttgccgcgcgggtcggaaatgtcggcaaagatgaaaggacatttgtcgcaagcttcgtgctccatccacacataggccgcgcgaccagttcgcccggagttatagttatgataattataataatatgttataatttttatatgtaataattaaataaataataagtaggtaataaaataattacttatattatattaatattataaaactagctgttgcccgcgacttcgtccgcgttagcatagtagatcacgtcccaagtattatttaatgtacaaaaacattcaatgtacagaattgactttcctacgattttattatatagtagatgttccgcgcggcttcgcttgcgtaatttaggaatttcacgcaac containing:
- the LOC121740499 gene encoding peroxisomal membrane protein 11C-like; the protein is MSSVVEDICELLDSYNGRDKVVRLTCYAFKLYGCIKEEKSWQSAGSRLSNARMMLRLFDDIPMIRHTYSYGLGKHESSKTAAILGVMANMVDQAFLPVEKACWLYDVGILKLSPNTADKLEIFSTALWAASLYISLLQTFRSLRHLWWSRDCLSPEIAVEVRKKLNINLVLQAVTAGKLCLDITHAVSCLPSGWLWGEKIGGTKVSAIATTSSVIGIAMYFAKKRLQK
- the LOC121725341 gene encoding peroxisomal membrane protein 11C-like, with the translated sequence MTVVNEICELLQVHANRDKVVSLTCYALKLCGSSGNRPSLMKASAGLASTRATLRLYDDAAVLKAVYSYGLGKQDGPFWGTLGVSNGLFTLAYLQAEKLMWLADTGCLSLDEKTVYRVKVAHKLFWSLYTFVGLIRSLRALHIAAQNLNQAKRTKCAPRRFQYATLTTTKLLLDFIHAVTWLPRGWLWGGAVRTSHAAALATAAAALGIVLHFEGKKLQQR